In the Malaya genurostris strain Urasoe2022 chromosome 1, Malgen_1.1, whole genome shotgun sequence genome, one interval contains:
- the LOC131425917 gene encoding mucin-5AC isoform X2: protein MFGPKNERMDLNECLQSASEIVENRLYFVAFKKDFKPRGTSNTHYFTIDDELVYENFYNDFGPLNICMLYRYCHLLNEKLRSAQHARKKIVHYTSMDASKRLNAAYLIGAYSVIYLKRTPDEALKPLTSGCNVLTYTKFCDASYVYSGYRISLYDCIHAVAKALEAGFFNFADFDSQQYEYYERVENGDFNWIVPDKFLAFCGPHSKSRLDNGYPIHAPETYFEYFRKYNVTTIIRLNVKIYDAARFTVAGFTHHDLFFVDGSTPNDAILKKFLTICEQTEGAIAVHCKAGLGRTGTLIGAYLIKHYNFNALEAIAWLRLCRPGSVIGHQQQWMLSKEAFLMNEGNAYRKRHAVGKPIKHEYGIYSVKQYSDRKGKQQPCTETVRGGLSTSSGSSSSASSATSSTTATPVVTSKVPDHSSSSSSTCRGQMLLKERVRGISHKVDTMRLNDEEEQNNALNNNFDGGTTTRLSVDVVDSAPLSLDQKCATIPVTRRSKTVRTSRLISLEQSQQTQGDKLNQIKAMRRRPSRSANVITQCDRIAAAAISVASVQANNLLNQIASSCNRHSAILTPPTSSSSSTTNAEAVATEVDPPKQPSGASMTSLRSGNNNTVPSDSSGGAPASVATRHQTVPVPSATVPSNTRARAVAGEDSSTGKDQLTTTTSITSSTITNTNSSANGNEESTETTTAQVTNTSRGGAGCYVSNLLIPCSTRQNNRLFSKRSVSTNQQKNKKNVQNLAEAAQIQSQQQGPTPVSGTNSTTITTTTTCNTPSTVIKLTVKDEVKPRASVRTVRNNSLDSYHHHYQYINIPNIITYKRGRSKIPASARLRSSLAAENSAGGTAGTVGKKDDPDSAIQLILNKPTTRRTRNSGGGTAPPQLIGAISSAVATAAAAAAADELNGNGGAVTTEPTLSGDDLKNNNGDINLELTSLAGGGGVTKRNKRSRSSTKIEKEKLDEKGSKVLRKNGGTTAGTTASGIPVATGGVSRTGDSKGASTESITSAASTPTSSLTRNTFSSSSLNRKVCGTTKVVVAGGAQEGSASATNSLKARKK, encoded by the exons ATGTTTGGACCCAAGAACGAAAGGATGGATCTGAACGAATGTCTACAGTCCGCCTCGGAGATTGTCGAGA ATCGACTGTACTTCGTGGCATTCAAGAAAGACTTCAAACCGAGAGGCACCTCCAACACGCACTACTTCACGATCGACGACGAGTTGGTGTACGAGAACTTCTACAATGATTTCGGCCCGTTGAATATCTGCATGCTGTATCGGTACTGTCATCTGCTGAACGAGAAGCTTCGCTCGGCACAGCATGCGCGCAAAAAGATCGTACACTACACCTCGATGGATGCGTCGAAGCGGTTGAATGCGGCCTACCTGATCGGGGCGTACTCGGTGATCTATCTGAAACGGACCCCGGACGAGGCCCTGAAACCGCTGACCAGCGGATGTAACGTGTTGACCTACACGAAATTCTGCGATGCCTCGTACGTGTACTCCGGCTACCGAATATCGCTGTACGATTGTATTCATGCGGTAGCGAAAGCCCTGGAAGCGGGCTTCTTCAACTTTGCGGATTTCGATTCGCAACAGTACGAATACTACGAACGGGTGGAGAACGGAGACTTCAATTGGATCGTGCCGGATAAGTTTTTAGCATTCTGTGGACCACACAGCAAGTCCCGGCTTGACAATGGCTATCCGATTCATGCTCCCGAGACGTACTTCGAGTACTTTAGGAAGTACAACGTGACGACGATTATTCGATTGAACGTGAAAATTTACGATGCCGCTAGGTTTACGGTGGCTGGTTTTACCCACCATGATCTGTTCTTCGTCGACGGTAGTACACCGAATGATGCCATATTGAAGAAGTTTTTGACGATCTGCGAGCAGACGGAGGGAGCGATAGCGGTTCACTGTAAAG CTGGTCTCGGACGAACGGGAACCCTAATCGGAGCCTATCTCATCAAGCACTACAATTTCAACGCGCTGGAAGCGATTGCCTGGTTGCGGCTGTGCCGTCCAGGTTCCGTCATCGGACATCAGCAGCAGTGGATGCTGAGCAAGGAAGCATTTCTGATGAACGAAGGAAACGCGTATCGCAAGCGGCACGCCGTCGGCAAGCCGATCAAGCATGAGTACGGTATTTACAGTGTTAAACAGTATTCGGATCGGAAGGGAAAACAACAACCCTGCACCGAAACCGTCCGCGGAGGTCTATCAACATCGTCCGGTTCTTCGTCATCTGCCTCGTCGGCGACTTCGTCCACAACGGCCACTCCGGTGGTAACGAGTAAAGTTCCCGAtcatagcagcagcagcagcagcacctgTCGGGGACAGATGCTACTGAAGGAACGTGTGCGGGGGATCTCCCATAAAGTGGACACGATGCGACTGAACGACGAAGAAGAGCAAAACAATGCACTGAACAATAATTTCGACGGTGGAACAACCACCAGACTGTCGGTCGATGTGGTTGATTCTGCGCCACTAAGTTTGGATCAGAAATGTGCAACCATTCCGGTAACGCGGCGGTCGAAAACCGTCCGCACCAGCCGGTTGATTTCACTGGAACAGTCGCAGCAAACCCAGGGCGACAAACTGAACCAGATCAAGGCAATGCGGCGGAGACCGTCGCGATCGGCAAACGTCATTACCCAGTG TGATCGAATCGCTGCTGCTGCAATCAGTGTTGCCAGTGTGCAAGCCAATAATCTCTTGAATCAAATCGCCTCATCCTGCAATCGCCATTCCGCAATTCTGACACCGCCAACATCGTCCTCCTCATCGACGACAAACGCTGAAGCAGTGGCGACGGAGGTGGACCCCCCAAAACAGCCATCCGGAGCGTCGATGACATCGTTACGGTCCGGCAACAACAACACAGTGCCATCGGATTCATCCGGAGGAGCACCTGCTTCGGTTGCTACCCGACACCAGACGGTACCGGTGCCGTCGGCGACGGTTCCAAGCAACACTAGAGCCAGAGCAGTTGCGGGAGAGGACAGTAGCACCGGAAAGGATCAACTAACAACCACTACATCTATTACTAGCAGCACCATCACAAACACTAACAGCAGTGCCAATGGCAATGAAGAATCTACGGAAACCACAACAGCGCAAGTAACAAATACGTCCAGAGGAGGAGCAGGATGCTACGTGTCAAATCTCTTGATACCGTGCTCCACAAGGCAGAACAATCGGTTGTTCAGTAAGAG ATCTGTTTCAACAAatcaacaaaagaacaaaaagaacgtgcagAACCTGGCCGAAGCAGCTCAGATCCAGTCTCAACAACAGGGGCCGACTCCCGTTTCCGGAACGAACTCAACGACGATCACCACCACGACAACCTGCAACACCCCATCGACCGTCATCAAGCTAACCGTCAAGGACGAGGTGAAGCCGAGAGCGTCGGTTCGAACGGTGCGGAATAACAGCCTGGACAGCTACCACCATCACTATCAATATATTAACATACCGAATATCATCACCTACAAGCGTGGCCGCTCGAAGATTCCTGCTTCGGCTCGGTTGCGATCAAGTTTGGCAGCTGAGAACTCGGCAGGCGGAACGGCTGGGACGGTCGGAAAGAAGGACGATCCGGATTCGGCTATCCAGTTGATCTTGAATAAACCAACGACACGGCGAACCCGAAATTCTGGCGGTGGGACGGCACCGCCACAGCTGATCGGTGCCATATCATCCGCAGTGgcgacggcggcggcggcggcggcagcCGACGAACTGAATGGGAACGGAG GTGCTGTAACGACCGAGCCCACACTGAGCGGAGACGATCTTAAGAACAACAACGGTGACATCAATCTGGAGCTGACCAGCCTGGCCGGTGGTGGTGGTGTCACCAAGCGTAACAAACGATCTCGCAGTAGTACAAAGATTGAGAAGGAGAAACTCGACGAAAAGGGTAGCAAGGTACTACGGAAAAATGGAGGAACCACGGCAGGAACCACCGCCAGTGGAATACCCGTGGCAACCGGTGGGGTTTCACGGACCGGGGACTCCAAGGGAGCAAGCACCGAAAGTATTACCTCGGCGGCCAGTACACCGACCTCGAGCTTGACACGGAATACGTTCAGCAGCAGCTCGTTGAATCGGAAGGTGTGCGGGACGACGAAGGTGGTGGTCGCCGGTGGAGCGCAGGAGGGTTCTGCTTCGGCAACCAATTCGCTGAAGGCGCGAAAGAAGTAA
- the LOC131425917 gene encoding serine-rich adhesin for platelets isoform X1, with the protein MFGPKNERMDLNECLQSASEIVENRLYFVAFKKDFKPRGTSNTHYFTIDDELVYENFYNDFGPLNICMLYRYCHLLNEKLRSAQHARKKIVHYTSMDASKRLNAAYLIGAYSVIYLKRTPDEALKPLTSGCNVLTYTKFCDASYVYSGYRISLYDCIHAVAKALEAGFFNFADFDSQQYEYYERVENGDFNWIVPDKFLAFCGPHSKSRLDNGYPIHAPETYFEYFRKYNVTTIIRLNVKIYDAARFTVAGFTHHDLFFVDGSTPNDAILKKFLTICEQTEGAIAVHCKAGLGRTGTLIGAYLIKHYNFNALEAIAWLRLCRPGSVIGHQQQWMLSKEAFLMNEGNAYRKRHAVGKPIKHEYGIYSVKQYSDRKGKQQPCTETVRGGLSTSSGSSSSASSATSSTTATPVVTSKVPDHSSSSSSTCRGQMLLKERVRGISHKVDTMRLNDEEEQNNALNNNFDGGTTTRLSVDVVDSAPLSLDQKCATIPVTRRSKTVRTSRLISLEQSQQTQGDKLNQIKAMRRRPSRSANVITQCHDEPPTNNRFNLNQLHQHYHHHHHHYHHHHTRAKSQPFRNTTAINPNNNNNNHNNNVISNNIINNNSDRIAAAAISVASVQANNLLNQIASSCNRHSAILTPPTSSSSSTTNAEAVATEVDPPKQPSGASMTSLRSGNNNTVPSDSSGGAPASVATRHQTVPVPSATVPSNTRARAVAGEDSSTGKDQLTTTTSITSSTITNTNSSANGNEESTETTTAQVTNTSRGGAGCYVSNLLIPCSTRQNNRLFSKRSVSTNQQKNKKNVQNLAEAAQIQSQQQGPTPVSGTNSTTITTTTTCNTPSTVIKLTVKDEVKPRASVRTVRNNSLDSYHHHYQYINIPNIITYKRGRSKIPASARLRSSLAAENSAGGTAGTVGKKDDPDSAIQLILNKPTTRRTRNSGGGTAPPQLIGAISSAVATAAAAAAADELNGNGGAVTTEPTLSGDDLKNNNGDINLELTSLAGGGGVTKRNKRSRSSTKIEKEKLDEKGSKVLRKNGGTTAGTTASGIPVATGGVSRTGDSKGASTESITSAASTPTSSLTRNTFSSSSLNRKVCGTTKVVVAGGAQEGSASATNSLKARKK; encoded by the exons ATGTTTGGACCCAAGAACGAAAGGATGGATCTGAACGAATGTCTACAGTCCGCCTCGGAGATTGTCGAGA ATCGACTGTACTTCGTGGCATTCAAGAAAGACTTCAAACCGAGAGGCACCTCCAACACGCACTACTTCACGATCGACGACGAGTTGGTGTACGAGAACTTCTACAATGATTTCGGCCCGTTGAATATCTGCATGCTGTATCGGTACTGTCATCTGCTGAACGAGAAGCTTCGCTCGGCACAGCATGCGCGCAAAAAGATCGTACACTACACCTCGATGGATGCGTCGAAGCGGTTGAATGCGGCCTACCTGATCGGGGCGTACTCGGTGATCTATCTGAAACGGACCCCGGACGAGGCCCTGAAACCGCTGACCAGCGGATGTAACGTGTTGACCTACACGAAATTCTGCGATGCCTCGTACGTGTACTCCGGCTACCGAATATCGCTGTACGATTGTATTCATGCGGTAGCGAAAGCCCTGGAAGCGGGCTTCTTCAACTTTGCGGATTTCGATTCGCAACAGTACGAATACTACGAACGGGTGGAGAACGGAGACTTCAATTGGATCGTGCCGGATAAGTTTTTAGCATTCTGTGGACCACACAGCAAGTCCCGGCTTGACAATGGCTATCCGATTCATGCTCCCGAGACGTACTTCGAGTACTTTAGGAAGTACAACGTGACGACGATTATTCGATTGAACGTGAAAATTTACGATGCCGCTAGGTTTACGGTGGCTGGTTTTACCCACCATGATCTGTTCTTCGTCGACGGTAGTACACCGAATGATGCCATATTGAAGAAGTTTTTGACGATCTGCGAGCAGACGGAGGGAGCGATAGCGGTTCACTGTAAAG CTGGTCTCGGACGAACGGGAACCCTAATCGGAGCCTATCTCATCAAGCACTACAATTTCAACGCGCTGGAAGCGATTGCCTGGTTGCGGCTGTGCCGTCCAGGTTCCGTCATCGGACATCAGCAGCAGTGGATGCTGAGCAAGGAAGCATTTCTGATGAACGAAGGAAACGCGTATCGCAAGCGGCACGCCGTCGGCAAGCCGATCAAGCATGAGTACGGTATTTACAGTGTTAAACAGTATTCGGATCGGAAGGGAAAACAACAACCCTGCACCGAAACCGTCCGCGGAGGTCTATCAACATCGTCCGGTTCTTCGTCATCTGCCTCGTCGGCGACTTCGTCCACAACGGCCACTCCGGTGGTAACGAGTAAAGTTCCCGAtcatagcagcagcagcagcagcacctgTCGGGGACAGATGCTACTGAAGGAACGTGTGCGGGGGATCTCCCATAAAGTGGACACGATGCGACTGAACGACGAAGAAGAGCAAAACAATGCACTGAACAATAATTTCGACGGTGGAACAACCACCAGACTGTCGGTCGATGTGGTTGATTCTGCGCCACTAAGTTTGGATCAGAAATGTGCAACCATTCCGGTAACGCGGCGGTCGAAAACCGTCCGCACCAGCCGGTTGATTTCACTGGAACAGTCGCAGCAAACCCAGGGCGACAAACTGAACCAGATCAAGGCAATGCGGCGGAGACCGTCGCGATCGGCAAACGTCATTACCCAGTG TCACGACGAACCGCCCACTAACAATCGGTTCAATCTGAACCAACTGCATCAACActatcaccatcatcatcaccactatcatcatcatcacactCGTGCTAAATCTCAACCATTCCGCAATACTACCGCTATTAAtccgaacaacaacaacaacaaccacaacAACAATGTCATCTCGAACAACATCATCAACAACAACAGTGATCGAATCGCTGCTGCTGCAATCAGTGTTGCCAGTGTGCAAGCCAATAATCTCTTGAATCAAATCGCCTCATCCTGCAATCGCCATTCCGCAATTCTGACACCGCCAACATCGTCCTCCTCATCGACGACAAACGCTGAAGCAGTGGCGACGGAGGTGGACCCCCCAAAACAGCCATCCGGAGCGTCGATGACATCGTTACGGTCCGGCAACAACAACACAGTGCCATCGGATTCATCCGGAGGAGCACCTGCTTCGGTTGCTACCCGACACCAGACGGTACCGGTGCCGTCGGCGACGGTTCCAAGCAACACTAGAGCCAGAGCAGTTGCGGGAGAGGACAGTAGCACCGGAAAGGATCAACTAACAACCACTACATCTATTACTAGCAGCACCATCACAAACACTAACAGCAGTGCCAATGGCAATGAAGAATCTACGGAAACCACAACAGCGCAAGTAACAAATACGTCCAGAGGAGGAGCAGGATGCTACGTGTCAAATCTCTTGATACCGTGCTCCACAAGGCAGAACAATCGGTTGTTCAGTAAGAG ATCTGTTTCAACAAatcaacaaaagaacaaaaagaacgtgcagAACCTGGCCGAAGCAGCTCAGATCCAGTCTCAACAACAGGGGCCGACTCCCGTTTCCGGAACGAACTCAACGACGATCACCACCACGACAACCTGCAACACCCCATCGACCGTCATCAAGCTAACCGTCAAGGACGAGGTGAAGCCGAGAGCGTCGGTTCGAACGGTGCGGAATAACAGCCTGGACAGCTACCACCATCACTATCAATATATTAACATACCGAATATCATCACCTACAAGCGTGGCCGCTCGAAGATTCCTGCTTCGGCTCGGTTGCGATCAAGTTTGGCAGCTGAGAACTCGGCAGGCGGAACGGCTGGGACGGTCGGAAAGAAGGACGATCCGGATTCGGCTATCCAGTTGATCTTGAATAAACCAACGACACGGCGAACCCGAAATTCTGGCGGTGGGACGGCACCGCCACAGCTGATCGGTGCCATATCATCCGCAGTGgcgacggcggcggcggcggcggcagcCGACGAACTGAATGGGAACGGAG GTGCTGTAACGACCGAGCCCACACTGAGCGGAGACGATCTTAAGAACAACAACGGTGACATCAATCTGGAGCTGACCAGCCTGGCCGGTGGTGGTGGTGTCACCAAGCGTAACAAACGATCTCGCAGTAGTACAAAGATTGAGAAGGAGAAACTCGACGAAAAGGGTAGCAAGGTACTACGGAAAAATGGAGGAACCACGGCAGGAACCACCGCCAGTGGAATACCCGTGGCAACCGGTGGGGTTTCACGGACCGGGGACTCCAAGGGAGCAAGCACCGAAAGTATTACCTCGGCGGCCAGTACACCGACCTCGAGCTTGACACGGAATACGTTCAGCAGCAGCTCGTTGAATCGGAAGGTGTGCGGGACGACGAAGGTGGTGGTCGCCGGTGGAGCGCAGGAGGGTTCTGCTTCGGCAACCAATTCGCTGAAGGCGCGAAAGAAGTAA